In a genomic window of Corynebacterium choanae:
- a CDS encoding acetylornithine transaminase, whose protein sequence is MTQQPASNSQMPQSTLVDSWPTLMMDNYGQPPLGITHGSGATLYGEDGRDYVDLLAGIAVCSLGHAHPGVQEAVNKQLGKVAHVSNLFATEPAETVARKLIDRFSQGDSQLANQSRVLFCNSGAEANEAALKLARLTGKRRIFAAHHGFHGRTMGALSLTGQPGKRDIFGPLVGGVEYYPFGDIEYLRKLAAMNPHDVAAIFLEPIQGETGVIPAPEGFLEQLRILCNELDALLIVDEVQTGIGRTGTFFAHQYHGVVPDVVTMAKGLGAGLPIGCCLAQGRAAALFTPGSHGTTFGGNPVVCAAANVVLDSVDDQLLARVSSLGERIVERLSQHSAVVHVRGRGLMLGVQLEEPIAKSVVTACFQEGVIVNAPNETTIRLTPPLTIDDSTLELGLSRLEAALTKSVWAKPTLPAN, encoded by the coding sequence ATGACACAACAGCCAGCAAGCAATAGTCAGATGCCGCAATCGACACTTGTGGATTCTTGGCCAACGCTCATGATGGACAACTACGGCCAGCCGCCGCTGGGAATCACCCACGGCAGCGGTGCGACGCTCTACGGGGAAGATGGTCGAGACTATGTTGACCTGTTAGCTGGTATTGCCGTGTGTTCTCTAGGCCACGCCCATCCAGGTGTGCAGGAAGCAGTAAACAAGCAACTTGGGAAAGTTGCTCACGTATCGAATCTGTTTGCTACCGAACCTGCAGAAACCGTTGCTCGCAAGCTTATTGACAGGTTCAGCCAGGGCGATTCTCAGCTGGCAAACCAATCTCGGGTGCTGTTTTGCAATTCAGGTGCGGAAGCAAATGAGGCTGCACTCAAGCTTGCACGGCTCACTGGTAAACGGCGAATTTTTGCTGCTCATCACGGCTTTCACGGGCGGACAATGGGTGCGTTGTCGTTGACCGGTCAGCCCGGTAAGCGTGATATTTTTGGCCCGCTCGTCGGTGGGGTCGAATATTATCCTTTTGGTGACATTGAATATTTGCGGAAGTTAGCTGCAATGAATCCGCACGATGTGGCAGCGATTTTCCTTGAACCGATCCAAGGGGAAACCGGTGTGATTCCTGCTCCGGAGGGTTTCCTGGAACAGTTACGGATCCTTTGCAACGAGCTCGATGCGCTGCTCATTGTTGATGAGGTACAAACCGGTATCGGGCGAACCGGAACGTTTTTTGCACATCAATATCACGGTGTGGTGCCGGACGTGGTGACGATGGCCAAAGGCCTTGGCGCAGGTCTACCAATTGGTTGCTGTCTTGCACAAGGACGGGCAGCAGCGCTGTTCACCCCGGGCAGCCACGGAACCACGTTTGGAGGAAATCCGGTGGTGTGTGCCGCGGCGAATGTAGTGCTTGACTCGGTCGACGACCAGCTACTGGCTCGAGTATCTTCCTTGGGTGAGCGCATCGTTGAGCGTCTTTCACAACATTCAGCTGTGGTACATGTGCGCGGTCGTGGTTTGATGCTCGGCGTACAGCTTGAGGAACCGATCGCCAAATCTGTTGTCACCGCCTGTTTTCAAGAAGGGGTGATTGTCAATGCGCCGAATGAGACAACGATCCGCCTCACTCCGCCGTTGACCATTGATGACTCCACTTTGGAACTTGGACTGTCCCGTTTGGAAGCCGCACTCACCAAATCGGTGTGGGCGAAACCCACACTGCCAGCCAACTAA
- the argF gene encoding ornithine carbamoyltransferase: protein MSSAAPRTQLRHFLADDSITPEEQAEILQLALELKVDPYRDQPLTGPKSVAVLFDKTSTRTRFSFHAGIAELGGNAIVVDAGSSQLGKGETLEDTAAVLSRMVSMIVWRTFAQSNLDQMAATATVPIVNALTDETHPCQILADLVTCIEHLCPGQGPAGLRGKRACYIGDGANNMANSYLLGFPMAGVDMTIIAPEGFHPDSRYVERAQTIAAKTGASISITTDIAAVAGADVVITDTWVSMGQENDGIDRHTVFAPYQVNDAVMQQAGEDAIFLHCLPAYRGSEVSASVIDGPQSVVFDEAENRLHAQKALMVWLLAQANSSPVGS from the coding sequence ATGTCCAGTGCTGCACCTCGTACACAGTTGCGTCATTTTCTTGCTGACGATTCCATTACTCCCGAAGAACAAGCCGAGATTCTTCAACTTGCATTAGAACTCAAAGTAGACCCGTATCGGGACCAGCCGCTAACCGGTCCAAAGTCGGTGGCGGTTCTATTCGATAAAACCTCCACCCGAACTCGGTTTTCTTTCCATGCCGGTATTGCGGAACTTGGCGGTAACGCAATCGTAGTAGACGCTGGATCCTCCCAGCTTGGTAAAGGTGAAACGTTAGAAGATACGGCGGCGGTGCTGAGTCGAATGGTGTCAATGATTGTGTGGCGGACGTTTGCACAGTCGAACCTGGATCAGATGGCAGCAACCGCAACGGTTCCCATCGTCAACGCGCTCACTGATGAGACCCATCCCTGCCAAATTTTGGCTGACCTGGTGACCTGTATCGAGCACCTTTGCCCTGGCCAGGGACCTGCCGGTTTGCGGGGGAAACGTGCCTGCTATATCGGCGACGGAGCAAATAATATGGCGAACTCCTATTTGCTGGGATTCCCAATGGCTGGGGTCGATATGACCATTATTGCGCCAGAAGGATTCCATCCCGATTCCCGTTATGTTGAGCGGGCGCAAACCATTGCAGCGAAAACTGGTGCATCAATCTCGATCACAACCGATATTGCTGCAGTTGCTGGCGCTGATGTGGTGATTACCGATACATGGGTATCTATGGGGCAGGAAAATGATGGCATTGATCGGCACACAGTCTTTGCCCCGTACCAGGTCAATGACGCTGTTATGCAACAGGCCGGAGAGGATGCGATTTTCTTGCACTGTTTGCCCGCGTATCGGGGCAGCGAGGTGTCTGCAAGCGTGATCGACGGTCCGCAATCGGTGGTTTTTGATGAAGCTGAAAACCGTCTCCATGCGCAAAAAGCATTGATGGTGTGGCTCCTGGCGCAGGCGAATTCGTCCCCGGTGGGTAGCTAG
- the tyrS gene encoding tyrosine--tRNA ligase, with product MTHSIIDELSWRGLINQSTDLDALREATDGQSITVYCGFDPTGPSLHAGHLVPMLMLRRFQLLGHKPIILAGGATGMIGDPRDVGERSMLADDQVAAWAQSITGQLEKFVTFDGDQAARFVNNRDWIEKMSVIEFLRDVGKNFSLNTMLARDTVKRRLESDGISYTEFSYMLLQANDYVHLHNNFDVSLQIGGGDQWGNIVSGVDLVRRITGDQVHGLTLPLVTDAQGNKIGKSQGGGKLWLNPEMTSPYSWYQYFFNAADADVIRYLKWLTFVSQAEIESLEQQVQEEPHKRAAQLRLARELTTLVHGEAATQAVELAAQALFGRAELAELDEQTLAGALSETTVAEITTADPNIIDLLVATGLADSKAAARRTVKEGGAYINNQRITEEDHVPAASDYLHGSWLVLRRGKKNFAGAKRV from the coding sequence ATGACCCACAGCATCATCGACGAACTGTCCTGGCGTGGACTAATTAACCAGTCCACCGATCTTGACGCATTGCGCGAAGCTACCGACGGCCAGTCAATCACGGTGTATTGCGGCTTCGACCCGACCGGCCCATCACTGCATGCTGGACATCTTGTGCCCATGTTGATGCTGCGCAGGTTCCAGCTGTTGGGGCATAAGCCCATTATTCTGGCCGGTGGTGCCACCGGAATGATCGGCGACCCGCGTGACGTGGGAGAGCGCAGTATGCTCGCTGACGATCAGGTGGCAGCGTGGGCACAGTCCATCACCGGACAACTGGAAAAGTTCGTTACCTTCGATGGCGACCAGGCTGCTCGGTTCGTAAATAACCGAGACTGGATCGAAAAAATGTCCGTTATCGAATTTCTCCGCGATGTGGGCAAAAACTTCTCGCTGAACACCATGCTGGCTCGCGATACGGTGAAACGCCGCCTGGAAAGTGACGGGATTTCCTACACCGAATTTTCCTACATGCTCCTGCAGGCAAACGACTATGTGCACCTGCATAACAACTTTGACGTGTCACTGCAGATCGGCGGCGGCGATCAATGGGGCAACATTGTTTCTGGTGTTGATCTGGTGCGTCGAATCACCGGGGATCAGGTGCACGGTCTTACGTTGCCGCTAGTTACCGATGCGCAAGGTAATAAGATCGGCAAGTCGCAGGGCGGCGGTAAACTCTGGCTGAATCCCGAAATGACCAGCCCATACTCCTGGTATCAGTATTTCTTCAACGCGGCTGATGCTGATGTTATCCGTTACCTCAAGTGGCTCACCTTCGTATCACAAGCTGAAATTGAAAGCCTTGAACAGCAGGTGCAAGAGGAACCACACAAGCGTGCCGCTCAGTTGCGTCTTGCGCGGGAACTCACCACTTTGGTTCATGGCGAAGCAGCCACCCAAGCGGTTGAACTTGCAGCACAAGCCCTCTTCGGTCGGGCAGAACTGGCGGAGCTTGATGAGCAAACTCTGGCTGGTGCATTGAGCGAAACAACCGTCGCAGAGATCACCACGGCTGATCCGAACATTATCGATTTGCTTGTCGCGACCGGTCTTGCAGATTCGAAAGCTGCTGCCCGCCGGACTGTGAAGGAAGGTGGCGCCTATATCAACAACCAGCGCATCACCGAAGAAGATCACGTCCCTGCAGCAAGCGACTATCTGCACGGCAGTTGGCTGGTCTTGCGCCGCGGAAAGAAAAACTTCGCAGGTGCCAAGCGCGTCTAG
- the argB gene encoding acetylglutamate kinase, giving the protein MNDELLEQLTPAQRAHVLSEALPWLMHYRGKIVVIKYGGNAMTDEHLKAAFAKDMVFLRTVGVKPVVVHGGGPQINEMLARLGIKGEFAGGFRVTTPEVMDVVRMVLFGQVGRDLVGKINSYGPFAVGCSGEDGGLFTASKRLVEVAGEQTDIGQVGTITHVDPSSLMDIIDAGRIPVVSTIAPGENGEVYNINADVAAGELAAAIGAERLVILTNVRGLYTDWPDQSSLVSRIDLGELNDVLPTLDSGMIPKMESCYNAVAQGVHAAHVIDGRIAHSVLLELLTEGGIGTMVKTRLEDFDNEPGTVYRTH; this is encoded by the coding sequence ATGAACGATGAACTACTTGAGCAACTGACCCCCGCGCAACGCGCACACGTACTCAGTGAAGCATTGCCGTGGCTTATGCACTATCGGGGCAAAATTGTTGTCATCAAATATGGTGGCAACGCGATGACCGACGAGCACTTGAAGGCAGCCTTCGCCAAAGACATGGTGTTTTTGCGGACAGTTGGCGTGAAACCGGTGGTTGTGCACGGTGGCGGACCGCAAATCAACGAAATGCTCGCCCGGCTGGGCATCAAAGGCGAATTCGCCGGCGGCTTCCGAGTCACCACTCCGGAAGTCATGGACGTGGTTCGCATGGTGCTCTTTGGTCAGGTGGGTCGCGATCTGGTTGGCAAAATCAACTCCTATGGGCCTTTCGCGGTTGGATGCTCAGGGGAAGATGGCGGGTTATTTACTGCTAGCAAACGGCTGGTGGAAGTAGCCGGAGAACAAACCGACATCGGTCAAGTGGGAACCATTACCCACGTCGATCCGTCATCGTTGATGGATATTATCGATGCCGGCCGGATTCCGGTGGTCTCCACTATCGCGCCAGGTGAAAATGGTGAAGTGTATAACATCAACGCTGATGTCGCAGCGGGTGAACTTGCTGCAGCCATCGGTGCCGAGCGCCTCGTCATCTTGACCAATGTTCGAGGACTGTACACTGACTGGCCAGATCAAAGCTCGCTGGTGAGCAGAATCGATCTTGGGGAGCTCAACGATGTGTTACCGACGTTGGACTCGGGCATGATTCCAAAAATGGAATCCTGTTATAACGCAGTTGCGCAAGGCGTGCACGCGGCACACGTGATCGACGGCCGGATTGCGCATTCAGTGCTATTGGAACTGCTTACCGAAGGCGGTATCGGCACGATGGTGAAAACCCGGTTAGAAGATTTCGACAACGAACCTGGCACCGTGTACCGCACACACTAA
- a CDS encoding argininosuccinate synthase: MTDRVVLAYSGGLDTSVAIPYLAKMTGGEVVAVSIDLGQGGEDMESVRQRALDCGAVESVVVDAKDEFAEEYCLPTIKANGLYMKQYPLVSAISRPLIVKHLVEAAEEFGGTHVAHGCTGKGNDQVRFEVGFMDKNPDLKIIAPARDYAWTRDKAIAFAEEINLPIEQSKKSPFSIDQNVWGRAIETGFLEDLWNPPTKDLYSYTEDPALGNAPDELIISFKAGSPVAIDGKPVTVLEAIEELNKRGGAQGVGRLDMVEDRLVGIKSREVYEAPGAMVLITAHQALEDITLERELARYKRLVDARWSEEVYDGLWFAPLKRSLDAFINSTQEHVTGDIRLVLHQGRVTVNGRRSDHSLYDFNLATYDTGDTFDQTLAKGFVELHGLSSKIACRRDRDAQ; the protein is encoded by the coding sequence ATGACTGATCGCGTTGTACTTGCATACTCCGGTGGCCTCGACACTTCTGTAGCTATTCCGTACCTGGCGAAAATGACCGGTGGCGAAGTCGTTGCAGTGTCCATCGACCTGGGGCAGGGCGGCGAAGACATGGAATCGGTGCGCCAGCGTGCCCTTGACTGCGGTGCCGTTGAGTCAGTGGTGGTTGACGCAAAGGATGAATTCGCCGAAGAGTATTGCTTGCCAACCATTAAAGCCAATGGCTTATACATGAAGCAGTATCCGCTCGTCTCGGCAATCTCGCGTCCGCTGATTGTCAAGCATCTGGTGGAAGCAGCTGAAGAATTCGGCGGTACCCATGTTGCCCACGGCTGCACCGGCAAAGGCAACGACCAGGTGCGCTTCGAAGTCGGATTTATGGATAAGAATCCAGATTTGAAGATCATTGCGCCAGCACGTGACTATGCCTGGACGCGAGATAAGGCTATTGCCTTTGCAGAAGAGATCAATCTGCCGATTGAGCAGTCGAAGAAATCCCCCTTCTCCATTGACCAAAATGTGTGGGGTCGAGCCATTGAAACAGGGTTCTTGGAAGATCTGTGGAATCCGCCGACCAAGGATCTGTACTCCTACACCGAAGACCCGGCACTGGGTAACGCCCCGGATGAGTTAATTATCTCCTTCAAAGCTGGCTCGCCGGTGGCAATTGACGGCAAGCCAGTTACCGTTTTGGAAGCTATCGAAGAACTCAACAAACGCGGTGGCGCACAGGGCGTTGGTCGTTTAGACATGGTGGAAGACCGTCTGGTTGGTATCAAGTCTCGGGAAGTCTATGAAGCTCCGGGTGCGATGGTGCTCATCACGGCACACCAGGCGTTGGAAGACATCACCTTGGAGCGGGAACTCGCACGCTATAAGCGGTTGGTTGATGCCCGCTGGTCGGAGGAAGTCTACGACGGCCTTTGGTTCGCTCCACTGAAGCGCTCCCTCGATGCGTTCATCAATTCCACCCAGGAACATGTCACCGGTGATATCCGTCTGGTGCTCCATCAAGGGCGGGTGACAGTCAATGGTCGCCGTAGCGACCACTCGCTCTATGACTTCAATTTGGCGACCTACGATACTGGTGACACCTTCGATCAAACCCTTGCGAAGGGGTTTGTTGAACTCCACGGTTTGTCAAGCAAGATTGCCTGCCGCCGTGATCGGGATGCCCAGTAA
- a CDS encoding arginine repressor produces the protein MTDSDSSLVEQAVSKVTRHDRIVQLLQTHQIHSQVALAELLLDEGIDITQATLSRDLDELGAKKRRIGAGRAYYTLGDGDVQATDAIRGPLEKLCRVLDDILVSVDASGQLAVLRTPPGAAQYLASFIDRAALKDVVGSIAGDDTIFVLAREPLSGQQLAEKFDRRFQ, from the coding sequence TTGACTGATTCGGACAGTTCACTAGTAGAACAGGCTGTAAGCAAGGTAACCAGGCATGACCGGATTGTGCAGCTACTACAAACTCATCAAATTCATTCGCAGGTAGCCCTCGCCGAATTATTGCTTGATGAAGGCATCGATATTACGCAGGCGACTCTCTCCCGTGATCTTGATGAACTTGGGGCGAAAAAGCGGCGTATCGGGGCGGGGCGCGCCTATTACACCCTGGGTGATGGGGATGTACAAGCCACTGACGCGATTCGCGGTCCACTTGAGAAACTTTGTCGCGTCTTGGACGACATTCTTGTCAGCGTGGATGCGTCGGGTCAGCTCGCAGTCTTGCGCACACCGCCGGGGGCTGCACAGTATTTGGCAAGTTTTATTGATCGGGCTGCATTGAAAGATGTCGTCGGTTCTATCGCTGGTGATGACACGATTTTCGTGTTGGCACGGGAACCCCTTTCCGGTCAGCAACTCGCGGAAAAGTTTGATCGACGATTCCAATAG
- the argH gene encoding argininosuccinate lyase, with product MEQHKTNTGALWGGRFSGGPDEAMFALSVSTHFDWVLAPYDVLASKAHARVLHQAGLLSDEDFETMIAGLETLHERVVDGSFAPAPTDEDVHGALERGLIEIVGPTVGGRLRAGRSRNDQVACLFRMWVRDAIRDIAADVTDLVAALVAQAKAYPEAIMPGKTHSQAAQPVLLAHQLLAHTHPLLRDIQRLEDLDGRLAESPYGSGALAGSTLALDPEAIAVELGFDRACENSLDATASRDFAAETAYVLAQIAVDMSRLAEEIIYWATPEYGYITLHDAWSTGSSIMPQKKNPDVAELTRGKTGRLIGNLSGLLATLKAQPLAYNRDLQEDKEPIVDSVNQLKLLLPAMTGLVETLVFHPERMRELAPKGYTLATDLAEWMVRQGVPFREAHEASGACVRIAEAAGIELDELTDEQLASVDPRLTGEVRQYLTLDGAVNARLTYGGTAPQRVAEQCHRVEQRNAAAREWAQQPVRTQKP from the coding sequence GTGGAACAACACAAAACCAATACCGGCGCGCTTTGGGGTGGTCGTTTCTCCGGTGGCCCCGACGAGGCCATGTTTGCGCTGTCGGTATCCACCCACTTCGATTGGGTGCTCGCCCCGTATGACGTGCTTGCCTCCAAGGCTCATGCGCGCGTTTTACATCAGGCTGGTCTGCTCAGTGATGAAGACTTCGAGACGATGATCGCTGGGTTGGAGACCCTGCACGAACGTGTTGTCGACGGCAGTTTTGCCCCTGCTCCCACAGATGAGGATGTTCACGGTGCATTAGAGCGTGGACTGATCGAGATCGTGGGGCCAACCGTCGGTGGCCGCCTTCGTGCGGGACGATCCCGCAATGATCAGGTTGCATGTTTGTTCCGGATGTGGGTGCGAGACGCAATCCGCGACATTGCCGCCGACGTGACGGATCTTGTCGCTGCTCTTGTAGCGCAGGCAAAGGCCTATCCGGAAGCGATCATGCCCGGAAAAACTCATTCGCAGGCAGCGCAGCCAGTGCTGCTTGCCCATCAACTCTTAGCGCACACCCATCCATTGTTGCGCGATATTCAACGACTTGAAGATCTTGATGGGCGCTTGGCGGAAAGCCCATATGGCTCTGGTGCCTTGGCAGGATCAACCCTGGCATTAGATCCAGAGGCCATTGCTGTTGAGCTCGGCTTCGATCGGGCCTGCGAAAACAGCCTCGATGCGACTGCAAGCCGTGACTTTGCTGCTGAGACAGCATATGTTTTGGCCCAGATTGCTGTCGACATGTCGCGGCTGGCAGAGGAAATCATTTACTGGGCAACACCCGAATACGGCTATATCACCTTGCACGATGCCTGGTCGACAGGTTCGTCGATTATGCCGCAGAAGAAAAATCCTGATGTGGCTGAATTGACCCGCGGGAAAACAGGGCGCCTTATCGGCAATCTCAGCGGGCTGCTGGCCACCCTCAAGGCTCAGCCACTGGCATACAACCGAGATTTGCAAGAGGATAAGGAACCGATTGTCGATTCCGTAAATCAACTCAAACTGTTGTTGCCGGCCATGACCGGATTAGTGGAAACCTTGGTATTCCATCCTGAACGGATGCGAGAGCTCGCACCAAAGGGGTACACCTTAGCGACTGACCTTGCCGAATGGATGGTGCGCCAAGGGGTGCCGTTCCGAGAAGCCCATGAAGCTTCAGGAGCTTGTGTGCGGATAGCTGAAGCGGCCGGAATCGAATTGGACGAACTCACCGATGAGCAGCTCGCCAGTGTAGATCCCCGGCTCACCGGTGAAGTGCGCCAGTATCTCACCCTTGACGGCGCTGTGAATGCACGCCTCACCTATGGTGGTACCGCGCCGCAACGAGTAGCGGAACAATGTCACCGGGTAGAACAACGTAACGCTGCTGCTCGGGAATGGGCACAACAACCAGTCCGAACCCAAAAGCCATAG
- the argJ gene encoding bifunctional glutamate N-acetyltransferase/amino-acid acetyltransferase ArgJ, whose protein sequence is MTVTGITTPAGFVAAAGTAGIKPSGKPDMALVVNRGPKYVAAAVTTRNKVIAAPVKITRSAVKDHELKAVLYNSGNANACNGAQGDADAQALVAAYSAQLGIPANTMAMCSTGIIGEPLPVEKMLAVSDELIDGLGDHGNRAAEAILTTDTSRKQTMIKGEGYTIGGMAKGVGMIAPSMATMLVCVTTDADIDSATAQATLSRVVEQTFNRLDVDGSTSTNDTVILLANGASGVTPDAHTFEKDLLGACEDLLYQLQADAEGVTKRIAITVTGARADDEALRAARTIGRDTLTKCALFGSDPNWGRVLAAVGMADAEMNPDDISVYFNEHAVCLHSAGTDDAREVDLSGEDIAVVVDLGTGGNGQATVYTTDLSHAYVEINSAYST, encoded by the coding sequence GGCATTAAACCCTCCGGCAAACCGGATATGGCACTGGTAGTAAACCGGGGGCCAAAGTACGTGGCTGCCGCGGTAACTACCCGAAATAAAGTGATTGCTGCACCAGTGAAAATCACCCGGTCGGCGGTGAAAGATCACGAGCTGAAAGCCGTCCTATATAACTCCGGCAATGCCAACGCGTGTAATGGCGCACAGGGCGATGCAGATGCACAAGCACTGGTTGCCGCCTACAGTGCACAGCTTGGTATTCCCGCCAACACTATGGCGATGTGCTCTACTGGCATTATTGGTGAACCACTTCCCGTAGAGAAAATGCTGGCAGTTTCCGATGAACTCATTGACGGCCTTGGGGATCATGGCAACCGGGCAGCGGAGGCGATTCTTACCACGGACACCTCCCGTAAACAGACAATGATCAAGGGGGAAGGCTACACCATCGGCGGCATGGCCAAAGGTGTAGGAATGATTGCCCCTTCAATGGCCACCATGCTGGTCTGTGTTACTACAGACGCTGATATCGACAGCGCTACTGCGCAAGCAACACTGAGCCGGGTGGTGGAGCAAACGTTTAACCGCCTCGATGTTGACGGCTCGACGTCCACGAACGACACCGTTATTTTGCTGGCAAACGGTGCCAGCGGCGTCACCCCGGATGCGCATACGTTCGAAAAAGATCTCCTGGGTGCTTGCGAAGATCTGCTATACCAGTTGCAAGCAGACGCCGAAGGGGTGACTAAGCGCATTGCTATTACTGTCACCGGTGCCCGCGCCGACGATGAAGCGTTGCGTGCCGCCCGCACCATTGGGCGTGACACACTCACCAAATGCGCACTATTCGGTTCTGATCCGAACTGGGGAAGGGTGCTCGCAGCAGTTGGTATGGCTGATGCCGAGATGAACCCTGATGATATTTCGGTCTACTTCAACGAGCATGCAGTGTGTTTGCACTCTGCTGGTACCGATGACGCTAGGGAAGTTGATCTTTCCGGCGAAGATATTGCCGTAGTTGTTGACTTGGGCACCGGCGGAAATGGGCAGGCCACTGTCTATACCACTGATCTTTCCCACGCCTATGTGGAAATTAACTCTGCGTATTCCACCTAA
- a CDS encoding Trm112 family protein, giving the protein MSLDPKLLSILVCPQDKGPLEYHEAEQLLVNPRLSLAYPIEDDIPVMLADDAIAYPAEGK; this is encoded by the coding sequence ATGAGCCTTGATCCGAAATTGTTGAGCATTCTGGTATGTCCGCAAGACAAAGGTCCGCTGGAGTATCACGAAGCAGAGCAATTATTGGTCAATCCTCGGTTGTCGCTGGCCTATCCCATCGAAGATGACATTCCAGTCATGCTGGCCGATGATGCCATCGCTTATCCGGCCGAAGGTAAGTAA